The Lewinella sp. 4G2 nucleotide sequence CCTGCGTGGCGGTGGTACCGACGTGGCCGCCTACAGCAATTTCGCCGAAGCCTCGGTGACGGATGCCAAAGTAAAACTGGTGGGCACCCTCGTCAAGGACAAACCCATGGATTACGACCCGCTCGTCAATCCTGACCTCTTCAGCTTCTACCTGAAGGACGAAGCTGGCACGGAGCGCAGAGTCAACCTGGCCCAGGCCAAGCCCCAGGATTTCGAGATGTCCGAAAGCATCGTCCTAACCGGCAAAATGATTGGCGACGAGTTCCTCGCCACCGACATCCAGATGAAGTGCCCCAGCAAGTACAAGGACGAAGAGTCCATGATCAAAGAACTCACCGAAAGCTAAAGGCACAGCCGCCTTAAAGCGCAGCGTCCCAAAGGCGAAGCCGTCCTAAAGCGCAGCGTCCCAAAGGCGAAGCCGTCCTAAAGCGAAGCGTCCTAAAGGCGAAGCCGTCCCAAAGCGAAGCGTCCTAAAACACCCCAATGCAAGAAATCCAATACATCGGTGAGCACCTCGGCCCCCGCTACGTCGGCCACCTGGCGCTACTCATCGCATTTTTTGCCGCTTTTCTCAGCACCGTCAGCTACTTCATCGGTACGCGCTTTCGCGACGAGCGTTTGTACGGAGGCAAGTGGGCCCGGCTCGGGCAGCTAAGTTTTCTCGTTCACGGCGCGGCCGTCTTCACGGTGATCGGAACGATCTTTTACGCGATGCTCAACCAGTACTACGAGTACAACTACGTGAGCAGCCACGTTTCGGGGGATCTACAACAACGCTACATTTTCTCCGCCTTCTGGGAAGGCCAGGAGGGCAGCTTTTTGCTGTGGATGTTCTGGCACGTTATTCTTGGCTACGTCCTGATGGTCACGGCGCGCAAGTTTGAGCGGCCGGTAATGACGGTCATTGCTTCGGTTCAGCTGGTGCTAGCGAGTATGATCCTGGGCGTTCACTTTGGCTTTGGGGATTACCTCGTCAAGATCGGTAGTAGCCCCATGTTGCTGCTACGCGAAACAATCGCCGCCCCCATCTTCCAGCAGGCGGATTACGTGTCGCTGCTCAAGGGAAGTGGCCTGAACCCCAGCCTCCAGAATTACTGGATGACGATCCACCCGCCCACCCTTTTCCTCGGCTTCGCCAGTACGATCGTGCCCTTCTCCTTTGCGATCGCCGGTCTTTGGTTGAAGGACCACAAGGGGTGGCTAAGGCCGGCCCTCAACTGGGCACTCTTCTCCGGCGGCATCCTTGGCATTGGCATCTTGATGGGCGCCGCGTGGGCCTACGAAGCCCTTAACTTTGGGGGGTACTGGGCCTGGGACCCGGTGGAGAACACCAGCCTCGTCCCCTGGCTACTGCTCATCGCGGGCATCCACACCAACCTCATCGCCCGGGCTACCGGGCAGGGGATCCGGGCGACCTACATGTTCTACCTGGGCACTTTCGTGATGATCATTTACAGCACCTTTCTGACGCGTTCGGGAGTACTGGGTGATACGTCGGTACACGCCTTTACGGAGATGGGTCTGGAGGCACAATTACTCTTTTTCCTGTTATTCTACGTGTTCCTGAGCATCGGCATGATGGCCTACCGTTGGGCCTCCGTACCCGCGCCGGAGAAGGAAGAAAGTGTTTCCAGCCGGGAGTTCTGGATGTTCGTAGGTAGCCTCGTACTATTCATGTCCGCCGCACTCATGACGGGCGCGACTAGCCTGCCGGTTTACAATGAGATCCGCCAGTACTTCGATCCGGTTTTCGACGGCATCGTACTTACGGACCCCGAAGAACACCACAACCGCTTCCAGATCTGGATCGGTATTTTTATCGGCATCATCTCCGGCGTGGCCCACTTTCTGCGCTGGCGGGAGCGGGACTTCTCCAAGCACTATAAGTCTTTTCTCCTCCATACCGGTGGCGCTGTCGCGGGTACCGTGTTGATGGGTTGGCTGACGCTGCAGTGGATCGACGCCGGCCCCTGGCAGTACAAGGCGATGCTCTTCAGTGGGTGGTTCGCCGTGATCACGAACCTGGATTACCTAATCCAATTTGCCCGGAAGGATACGAAGGTCTTCGGTTCCTCCCTCAGCCACATTGGGTTCGGCTTGATGCTGCTTGGTATCCTCGCCAGTGGAGCGAACAAGCGGATTATCTCCAACAACCAGTTCCTGATGGAAGGCCTTTCTGCCGACGACGAACTGAAGCGAACCACCATCATCCTCATTGAAGACGAGCCGATGGTGATGGAGAACTACGAACTCACCTTGCGTGGCGATACCATTGATGGGTACAACCGCACCTACTTCGTCGACTACCGGAAGATGGACGCCGCCGGCCGCGTCATCGAGGAGTTCCAACTGGAGCCCAATCTGTTGTACGACAAGAAATTTGAGAATATCGCCATCACCAACCCCAGCACGAAGCGTTATTGGGATAAGGACATCTTCACGGTGATCATGTCCCTCCCCGCCGAGGAACAGAGCATTAAGGAAAAGGAAGCGAAGGAGGATAGCTTGCAGTACAACGTCTACAACCTGGCCGTTGGCGAAAATTTGGTTTTCAAGGATACGTTGGAGATCCGCCAACCAGACACCTTTATGGTCCGGCCCTTTGAAATGGAGTTGACCAACTTCAGCCGTTCGCCGCGCCATCCGGATTACGTGGCGGAGGCCGGTGACATTGGCGTCAGTGCGAGTGTAAACGTGAGTCGTTACGATGCGGATACCACCTTCCCCGCCCAAGTGGCGCTGGTACTGCGGGAGGGTCTGCTTTACCACTACCCCGCCCAGATCAACGAGATCAGTACGCGCGTGAAGATTGATGAATCCATCTTCAGCCAGCTCCTGGTGCCGGAGGATTCCTTGAACTACCAGGAGATCAAAGTGAAGCCGGGCGAGCAGTTCAAGTTTGGGGATCTGGACGTTACCCTGCGCAGATTCCAACCCCAACCCAAAGTTGATCACTACCAATCCGTTGAAGGCGACATTGCCGTCAGCGCGGTGCTGGACGTAACCCAGAACGGTGAGCCCGTGGCTGAATTGCAGCCAGTCTTTATCATCCGGGACAATTCACCCAGCCGGGTACGGGATGAGAACCGAAAGTTGGGCCTCTACGCCAACCTCGTCAACCTGGACCCGCAAACGAGTGAGGCTACCCTCCTGGTGGCTCAGTCCGAAGCGCGGGGAGAGATTTCCGTTCCCATCGCCGTAGCTACTAAATCTGACCGTTCGGACTGGCTGGCACTGCAAGCCATTGAGTTCCCGGGCATCAACCTGTTCTGGATCGGCACGATTGCGATGATGCTGGGCTTGCTCATCAATATGGTCCTCCGCATCCGGGAGAAGCGGCGGCGCGCGACGGCAGCTTGATAATGTTGAGCGGTCAGTCCTTTCGTTGGCTCTGGCCCATACCTT carries:
- the ccsA gene encoding cytochrome c biogenesis protein CcsA, producing MQEIQYIGEHLGPRYVGHLALLIAFFAAFLSTVSYFIGTRFRDERLYGGKWARLGQLSFLVHGAAVFTVIGTIFYAMLNQYYEYNYVSSHVSGDLQQRYIFSAFWEGQEGSFLLWMFWHVILGYVLMVTARKFERPVMTVIASVQLVLASMILGVHFGFGDYLVKIGSSPMLLLRETIAAPIFQQADYVSLLKGSGLNPSLQNYWMTIHPPTLFLGFASTIVPFSFAIAGLWLKDHKGWLRPALNWALFSGGILGIGILMGAAWAYEALNFGGYWAWDPVENTSLVPWLLLIAGIHTNLIARATGQGIRATYMFYLGTFVMIIYSTFLTRSGVLGDTSVHAFTEMGLEAQLLFFLLFYVFLSIGMMAYRWASVPAPEKEESVSSREFWMFVGSLVLFMSAALMTGATSLPVYNEIRQYFDPVFDGIVLTDPEEHHNRFQIWIGIFIGIISGVAHFLRWRERDFSKHYKSFLLHTGGAVAGTVLMGWLTLQWIDAGPWQYKAMLFSGWFAVITNLDYLIQFARKDTKVFGSSLSHIGFGLMLLGILASGANKRIISNNQFLMEGLSADDELKRTTIILIEDEPMVMENYELTLRGDTIDGYNRTYFVDYRKMDAAGRVIEEFQLEPNLLYDKKFENIAITNPSTKRYWDKDIFTVIMSLPAEEQSIKEKEAKEDSLQYNVYNLAVGENLVFKDTLEIRQPDTFMVRPFEMELTNFSRSPRHPDYVAEAGDIGVSASVNVSRYDADTTFPAQVALVLREGLLYHYPAQINEISTRVKIDESIFSQLLVPEDSLNYQEIKVKPGEQFKFGDLDVTLRRFQPQPKVDHYQSVEGDIAVSAVLDVTQNGEPVAELQPVFIIRDNSPSRVRDENRKLGLYANLVNLDPQTSEATLLVAQSEARGEISVPIAVATKSDRSDWLALQAIEFPGINLFWIGTIAMMLGLLINMVLRIREKRRRATAA
- a CDS encoding cytochrome c maturation protein CcmE; the encoded protein is MKKSYILAAIMVLVAAVLVLRGGGTDVAAYSNFAEASVTDAKVKLVGTLVKDKPMDYDPLVNPDLFSFYLKDEAGTERRVNLAQAKPQDFEMSESIVLTGKMIGDEFLATDIQMKCPSKYKDEESMIKELTES